Proteins found in one Solirubrobacterales bacterium genomic segment:
- the rpmG gene encoding 50S ribosomal protein L33: MARGEVRIAVTLACEECKRRNYQSNKSRRNTPDRLELRKFCRWCGRHTPHKETR, encoded by the coding sequence ATGGCCCGCGGAGAAGTCCGAATCGCCGTCACGCTCGCCTGCGAGGAGTGCAAGCGACGCAACTATCAGAGCAACAAGTCGCGCCGCAACACTCCCGATCGGCTCGAGCTGCGCAAGTTCTGCCGCTGGTGTGGCCGGCATACCCCTCACAAGGAGACCCGCTGA
- a CDS encoding Lrp/AsnC family transcriptional regulator: MDRKILSLLVEDGRRTYDDIAQRVSLSAPSVKRRIDRLRDRGALEGFTAVVDHGAMGWNTEALVELFYRPGTTLDEVTKTLRNHPEVVEAWSVTGEADAIARVRTEDNAALERLIMDLQRNGLVVRTRSQVVLSRLVGRAGEGL; this comes from the coding sequence ATGGACCGCAAGATTCTCTCATTGCTCGTGGAAGACGGGCGGCGCACCTATGACGACATCGCTCAGCGCGTGAGCCTCTCCGCGCCATCGGTGAAGCGGCGTATCGACCGGCTGCGGGACCGGGGCGCCCTGGAGGGGTTCACCGCCGTCGTCGACCACGGGGCGATGGGCTGGAACACCGAGGCCCTGGTCGAGCTCTTCTACCGGCCGGGCACCACGCTCGACGAGGTCACGAAGACGTTGCGGAACCACCCCGAGGTGGTGGAGGCGTGGAGCGTCACGGGGGAGGCTGATGCGATCGCCCGCGTGCGCACCGAGGACAACGCGGCGCTCGAGCGGTTGATCATGGACCTGCAGCGAAACGGGTTGGTGGTTCGCACGCGCTCCCAGGTGGTGCTGTCGCGGCTGGTGGGGCGCGCAGGCGAGGGGCTTTAA
- a CDS encoding low specificity L-threonine aldolase, whose amino-acid sequence MTAHPRGFASDNNSGAHPDVLAAIARANDGHVTAYGDDDYTAVARQRFREHFGDQAQAFPVFNGTGANVAAIDALTDPHEGVICTDVAHMNVDECGAPERMAGAKLLTVPAVDGKLSVADVRRWETWRADEHRVQPRVVSITQATELGAVYTLDETRAIADAAHELEMHVHLDGARLANAAVALDAPLRALTTDAGVDVVSFGGTKNGLLMGDAVVFLRPELAETFLFTRKQLGQLASKMRFLSAQFDALLGGDLWRRNALHANAMARRLAESISAVDGAELAHPVEANGVFVTMPHAAIDRLRASLPSELPFYVWDEAAGTVRLMCSWDTTEEDVDGLAAALAAAVS is encoded by the coding sequence GTGACGGCGCACCCGCGCGGTTTCGCAAGCGACAACAACTCCGGCGCGCACCCCGATGTACTCGCTGCGATCGCCCGCGCGAACGACGGCCACGTGACCGCGTACGGCGACGACGACTACACGGCGGTCGCACGGCAGCGCTTTCGCGAGCACTTCGGGGACCAGGCGCAGGCGTTCCCGGTCTTCAACGGCACGGGAGCGAACGTCGCGGCCATCGATGCCCTCACCGACCCGCACGAGGGTGTCATCTGCACGGATGTCGCCCACATGAACGTCGACGAGTGCGGTGCCCCCGAACGGATGGCGGGGGCGAAGCTCCTCACCGTGCCGGCTGTGGACGGCAAGCTGTCAGTCGCAGACGTTCGCCGTTGGGAGACCTGGCGTGCCGACGAGCATCGAGTCCAGCCGCGCGTCGTCTCGATCACCCAGGCGACCGAGCTCGGCGCCGTCTACACGCTCGACGAGACGAGGGCGATCGCCGACGCGGCGCACGAGCTCGAGATGCACGTGCATCTCGACGGCGCCCGCCTGGCGAACGCGGCGGTCGCGCTGGACGCGCCGCTGCGCGCGCTCACCACCGACGCCGGCGTCGACGTCGTCTCGTTTGGCGGCACCAAGAACGGGCTCTTGATGGGCGACGCGGTGGTCTTTCTCCGCCCGGAGCTCGCGGAGACCTTCCTCTTCACCCGCAAGCAGCTCGGCCAGCTCGCTTCCAAGATGCGGTTCCTCTCGGCGCAGTTCGACGCTCTCCTCGGCGGTGACCTGTGGCGCCGAAACGCCTTACACGCCAACGCCATGGCCCGCCGCCTCGCCGAGAGCATCTCCGCGGTCGACGGCGCCGAGCTCGCGCACCCGGTGGAGGCGAACGGCGTCTTCGTCACGATGCCGCACGCCGCAATCGACCGCCTGCGCGCGTCGCTTCCCTCCGAGCTCCCCTTCTACGTCTGGGACGAGGCGGCGGGCACCGTGCGCCTGATGTGCTCCTGGGACACGACCGAGGAGGACGTGGACGGCTTGGCGGCGGCCCTCGCGGCGGCGGTATCGTGA
- a CDS encoding MerR family transcriptional regulator, whose amino-acid sequence MTELTDVTVSRDGAAAGGGSMTIDELARRTGMTVRNIRAHQSRGLVPPPEVRGRTGYYGEEHLARIELIKELQGDGFNLEAIRRLLEGAGGSSSEVLNFSRALRAPFEDEEPEILDAEEMAERWGSPTDPALLARAEKLGMMRALGEGRYEILSPRLQRAGVELAALGIPAEKSLEIGEKVRRQARGVARVFVEVFLENVWKPFNRAGRPEEDWPKVREALEHLRPLASEALLSIFQQVMSEAVEEAAGREIRQELREPAPGRKRSRRGKRRR is encoded by the coding sequence GTGACGGAACTCACGGACGTGACGGTGAGCCGGGACGGCGCCGCCGCAGGGGGTGGGTCGATGACGATCGACGAGCTGGCGCGGCGGACCGGGATGACGGTGCGGAACATTCGCGCGCACCAGTCGCGGGGGCTGGTGCCGCCACCGGAGGTTCGGGGGCGCACCGGCTACTACGGCGAGGAGCACCTGGCGCGAATCGAGCTGATCAAGGAGCTGCAGGGCGATGGCTTCAACCTCGAGGCGATTCGCCGGTTGCTCGAGGGGGCAGGCGGCTCCAGCAGTGAGGTGCTCAACTTCTCGCGGGCGCTACGGGCGCCGTTCGAGGACGAGGAGCCGGAGATCCTCGATGCCGAGGAGATGGCGGAGAGATGGGGTAGCCCGACGGACCCGGCGCTTCTGGCGCGCGCCGAGAAGCTGGGGATGATGCGGGCCCTCGGCGAGGGCCGCTACGAGATCCTGAGCCCGCGCCTTCAGCGGGCCGGGGTCGAGCTGGCGGCGCTGGGGATTCCCGCGGAGAAGTCGCTGGAGATCGGCGAAAAGGTGCGCCGCCAGGCGCGCGGCGTGGCGCGGGTGTTCGTCGAGGTGTTCCTGGAGAACGTTTGGAAGCCGTTCAACCGCGCCGGGCGCCCGGAGGAGGACTGGCCGAAGGTGCGCGAGGCGCTGGAGCACCTGCGTCCGCTGGCGTCCGAGGCGCTCCTGTCGATCTTCCAGCAGGTGATGAGCGAGGCGGTCGAGGAGGCCGCCGGCCGCGAGATCCGGCAGGAGCTGCGCGAGCCGGCCCCAGGGAGGAAGCGATCGCGCCGCGGGAAGCGACGGCGCTAG
- a CDS encoding sigma-70 family RNA polymerase sigma factor: MSDKGKVLLVRDDGVAAAGQEAGGASATAELQGDPRFQDSDELRSLIAEGRERGYLTFEQIASTLEEVEVTKEQVRDLHEYLIEHGVDVIAQDGLGPARDGKEAAPAGPAKKPELDLTVEPSLDSLRLYLRSIGRVDLLTADQEVELARRIERGDMLAKRHMVEANLRLVVSIAKGYLGRGLGFLDLIQEGSLGLIRAVEKFDYRRGYKFSTYATWWIRQAVTRAIADKARTIRIPVHMVEKLNRVTHVERQLVQRLGREPEPAEIASELQVSVREVRDILRVAQMPVSLEKPVGDEEESELGDFVADETTELPFETATETLQREDIQKALDALPQRERQVIELRYGLRGHEPLTLEEVGRAFGVTRERVRQIENNTLKKLKQLPEAQGLRELA; encoded by the coding sequence TTGTCTGACAAGGGGAAGGTTCTACTCGTCCGGGATGATGGTGTCGCAGCCGCCGGGCAGGAAGCCGGTGGCGCGAGCGCAACGGCTGAGCTTCAGGGCGATCCCCGGTTTCAGGACTCCGACGAGCTCCGCTCCCTGATCGCCGAGGGCCGGGAGCGCGGCTACCTGACCTTCGAGCAGATTGCCTCGACGCTGGAGGAGGTCGAGGTGACCAAGGAGCAGGTCCGGGACCTTCACGAGTACCTGATCGAGCACGGTGTCGACGTGATCGCGCAGGACGGCCTGGGCCCTGCCAGGGACGGCAAGGAAGCGGCGCCGGCCGGCCCGGCGAAGAAGCCCGAGCTGGACCTGACGGTGGAGCCCAGCCTCGATTCGCTGCGGCTCTACCTGCGGTCGATCGGGCGGGTCGATCTCCTGACGGCGGACCAGGAGGTCGAGCTCGCCAGGCGGATCGAGCGCGGCGACATGCTCGCCAAGCGCCACATGGTGGAGGCCAACCTGCGCCTGGTCGTCTCGATCGCGAAGGGATACCTGGGCCGGGGCCTGGGGTTCCTCGACCTGATCCAGGAGGGCTCGCTGGGGCTGATCCGGGCGGTCGAGAAGTTCGACTATCGCCGCGGCTACAAATTCTCGACCTATGCCACTTGGTGGATCCGCCAGGCGGTCACCAGGGCGATCGCCGACAAGGCGCGCACCATCCGCATCCCGGTTCACATGGTGGAGAAGCTGAACAGGGTCACCCACGTGGAGCGCCAGCTGGTACAGCGTCTCGGACGCGAGCCCGAGCCGGCGGAGATCGCGAGCGAGCTGCAGGTCTCCGTGCGCGAGGTCAGGGACATCTTGCGGGTGGCGCAGATGCCGGTGTCCCTCGAAAAGCCGGTCGGAGACGAGGAGGAGTCCGAGCTGGGCGACTTCGTCGCGGACGAGACCACCGAACTGCCGTTCGAGACCGCTACCGAGACCCTTCAGCGCGAAGACATCCAGAAGGCGCTCGATGCCCTGCCGCAGCGAGAGCGCCAGGTGATCGAGCTGCGCTACGGACTACGCGGGCACGAGCCGTTGACGCTGGAAGAGGTCGGGCGCGCGTTCGGCGTGACCCGCGAGCGGGTCCGCCAGATCGAGAACAACACGCTGAAGAAGCTCAAGCAGCTGCCTGAGGCCCAGGGGCTCCGCGAGCTGGCGTAA
- a CDS encoding SDR family NAD(P)-dependent oxidoreductase — protein MNDLDGRVIAIAGASGGLGPSVAERLAAAGATIAGVDRSQEHLDALRTELDLPDDRFDARVVDLLDDQAAREWAAGLRERFGAVDALLHLVGGWRGGQPLAEAPLSDYEWLHDLLVRTVQHTTRAFHDILAASPNGRFVLVSSSQAQAPEGTNAAYAAAKAAAESWTLAVADSFKDTPATANIIVVNAILTPRMREENPDKEYPTFTSAQEIAEAIAFLLSDAAAKMNGKRLSLHP, from the coding sequence ATGAACGACCTCGACGGCCGGGTGATCGCGATCGCCGGTGCCTCCGGGGGCCTCGGCCCCTCGGTGGCCGAGCGGCTTGCCGCCGCCGGCGCGACGATCGCCGGAGTCGACCGCTCCCAGGAGCACCTCGACGCGCTGCGAACCGAGCTCGATCTCCCCGACGACCGCTTCGACGCCCGGGTCGTCGACCTGCTCGACGACCAGGCCGCACGCGAGTGGGCGGCGGGGCTGCGCGAGCGCTTCGGCGCCGTCGACGCGCTCCTGCACCTGGTGGGCGGCTGGCGTGGCGGCCAGCCGCTGGCCGAGGCGCCGCTATCCGACTATGAGTGGCTCCACGACCTCCTCGTCCGCACCGTCCAGCACACGACTCGCGCCTTCCACGACATCCTGGCCGCCAGCCCGAACGGGCGCTTCGTTCTCGTCTCCTCCTCCCAGGCGCAGGCCCCCGAGGGAACCAACGCCGCCTACGCCGCCGCCAAGGCTGCCGCCGAGAGCTGGACCCTCGCCGTCGCGGACTCGTTCAAGGACACCCCGGCGACCGCCAACATCATCGTCGTCAACGCGATCCTGACGCCGCGGATGCGCGAGGAGAACCCGGACAAGGAATACCCAACCTTCACCTCGGCGCAGGAGATCGCGGAGGCGATCGCCTTTCTCTTGAGCGACGCGGCCGCGAAGATGAACGGCAAGCGGCTATCACTCCACCCGTGA
- the secE gene encoding preprotein translocase subunit SecE: MPESADVVEAELAEQGADLDALKEAPADEATVEEAPAPEPAPAEAAEDLPAPAPSRADVGAPEAAPDRISRRERRREEKERERRRKESEKRRRTVAEAPERRRGPVTGFIVSCWAELKRVQWPDRETLIQASAVTLVFIAIAAAYLGALDALFNFLVQNLL, translated from the coding sequence GTGCCCGAATCGGCCGATGTGGTCGAGGCGGAGCTGGCCGAACAGGGCGCCGACCTGGACGCACTGAAGGAAGCTCCGGCCGACGAGGCGACCGTGGAGGAGGCGCCCGCCCCGGAGCCGGCGCCCGCCGAAGCAGCCGAGGACCTGCCCGCGCCCGCGCCGTCGCGAGCCGACGTCGGCGCCCCGGAGGCGGCGCCCGACCGGATCAGCCGCCGCGAGCGGCGTCGCGAGGAGAAGGAGCGCGAGCGGCGCCGCAAGGAGTCCGAGAAGCGGCGGCGGACCGTCGCCGAGGCGCCCGAGCGCCGGCGGGGTCCGGTGACCGGATTCATCGTTTCCTGTTGGGCGGAGCTGAAGCGAGTCCAGTGGCCGGACCGCGAGACCCTGATCCAGGCCTCCGCGGTGACCTTGGTGTTCATCGCTATCGCGGCCGCCTACCTGGGGGCACTCGACGCCTTGTTCAACTTCCTCGTCCAGAACCTCCTCTAG
- a CDS encoding acyl-CoA dehydrogenase family protein, whose translation MEFSLTDEQHDFVAAIRDFCRRECGTQEQRDELTKGYTEAHNDGLYRKMAELGWLGVTIPDEYGGSDGGMLEACLFMEESSRGLAPIGGYATTLIVAGATQRFGSDDQKRDLLGGIARGEVEAIAMTEPEAGSDVGSLATSAERVDGGFVIRGQKVFCSNARIARHILVVCRTTKGEDKHQGLSMIWIPTDAPNLRIDPIATMGGRETAHLYLDEVEAPESAVLGEVDQGWTQLMAGLNVERLILAATMLGIGERAFDDALSYVKERRQFGRPIGSFQALQHRLADLATQLEAARLLTYWVASKVDEDPDRMLPREASMVKLFVTETAQKAALEGMQMMGGYGYSSEYDMERLVRATLVSTIYGGTSEIQRNIIAKTLGL comes from the coding sequence GTGGAGTTCTCGCTAACGGACGAGCAACACGACTTCGTCGCCGCGATCCGCGACTTCTGTCGCCGCGAATGCGGGACGCAGGAGCAGCGCGACGAGTTGACCAAGGGCTACACCGAGGCCCACAACGACGGGCTCTACCGCAAGATGGCGGAGCTCGGCTGGCTGGGCGTGACGATCCCGGACGAGTACGGCGGTTCGGATGGCGGCATGCTCGAAGCCTGCCTGTTCATGGAGGAGAGCTCGCGCGGCCTCGCCCCCATCGGTGGCTATGCCACGACCCTGATCGTCGCCGGGGCCACGCAGCGGTTCGGGTCGGACGATCAAAAGCGCGACCTGCTGGGCGGCATCGCCCGCGGCGAGGTCGAGGCGATCGCGATGACCGAACCGGAGGCGGGCTCCGACGTCGGCTCACTCGCCACCTCCGCGGAGCGCGTCGACGGCGGCTTCGTGATCCGCGGCCAGAAGGTGTTCTGCTCGAACGCGCGGATCGCGCGACACATCCTGGTGGTCTGTCGCACGACCAAGGGGGAAGACAAGCACCAGGGCCTGTCGATGATCTGGATCCCGACCGATGCCCCGAACCTCCGCATCGACCCGATCGCCACCATGGGCGGCCGCGAGACCGCCCATCTGTACCTGGATGAGGTCGAGGCTCCTGAGAGCGCGGTGCTCGGCGAGGTCGACCAGGGCTGGACTCAGCTCATGGCGGGCCTCAACGTCGAGCGCCTGATCCTCGCCGCGACCATGCTCGGGATCGGCGAGCGCGCCTTCGACGACGCCCTTTCCTACGTCAAGGAACGGCGCCAGTTCGGTCGGCCGATCGGTTCCTTCCAGGCGCTGCAGCATCGCCTCGCCGACCTGGCGACCCAGCTGGAGGCGGCCCGGCTGCTGACCTACTGGGTAGCCAGCAAGGTCGACGAAGACCCGGACCGCATGCTCCCGCGCGAGGCCTCGATGGTGAAGTTGTTCGTCACCGAGACGGCGCAGAAGGCCGCGCTCGAGGGCATGCAGATGATGGGCGGCTACGGCTACTCCTCGGAGTACGACATGGAGCGCCTGGTCCGCGCCACCCTCGTTTCGACCATTTACGGCGGCACGTCCGAGATCCAGCGCAACATCATCGCGAAGACGCTGGGGCTTTAG
- a CDS encoding alpha/beta hydrolase, translating to MSPTSRFSHQEVTLHGHRVGFRIAGEGPLIVLIHGITSTSDVWVTAMEKLAKSYTVVAPDLLGHGCSAKPRGDYSLGAYASGTRDLLGVLGFERGTVVGHSLGGGIALQFAYQFPDYTERMVLVSSGGLGKEVHLLLRAAALPGAELVLPLIVRDWAIGAGSAVAGFFGRLGLQAGPDLAEAARGYASLADRDAREAFLHTLRAVVDLEGQRVSATDRLYLAERVPTLLIWGTDDPIIPVDHGRAAHARIPESRLVEIAGAGHWPQLDDPDRFVAALSEFVETTEPHEFDLDWMRETLRRGPVTPARGAPGPQAAA from the coding sequence GTGAGCCCGACCAGCCGCTTCTCCCATCAGGAGGTCACCCTCCACGGCCACCGCGTCGGTTTCCGGATCGCCGGCGAGGGGCCGCTGATCGTCCTCATACACGGCATCACCTCGACCTCCGACGTATGGGTCACGGCAATGGAGAAGCTCGCGAAGAGCTATACGGTCGTGGCCCCTGATCTGCTCGGCCACGGGTGCTCGGCGAAGCCCCGCGGCGACTACTCGCTGGGCGCCTACGCGAGCGGCACCCGGGATCTTCTCGGCGTGCTCGGCTTCGAGCGGGGAACGGTGGTGGGCCACTCCCTCGGAGGCGGAATCGCGCTCCAGTTCGCGTACCAGTTCCCCGATTACACCGAGCGGATGGTGCTCGTCTCGAGCGGCGGGCTGGGCAAGGAGGTCCACCTGCTGCTGCGGGCGGCCGCCCTCCCGGGCGCCGAGCTGGTGCTGCCACTCATCGTCCGCGACTGGGCGATCGGCGCCGGGTCGGCGGTGGCCGGTTTCTTTGGCCGCCTGGGGCTGCAGGCGGGGCCTGACCTCGCCGAGGCGGCGCGCGGCTACGCGTCGCTCGCCGATCGCGACGCGCGCGAGGCGTTCCTGCACACCCTGCGCGCGGTCGTCGATCTCGAGGGCCAGCGCGTCAGCGCCACCGACCGCCTCTATCTGGCGGAGCGGGTGCCCACCCTCCTGATCTGGGGCACCGACGATCCGATCATCCCCGTCGACCACGGGCGAGCCGCGCACGCTCGGATCCCCGAAAGCCGGCTGGTCGAGATCGCCGGCGCCGGGCACTGGCCGCAGCTCGACGATCCGGACCGCTTCGTCGCCGCGCTGAGCGAGTTCGTCGAAACCACCGAACCCCACGAGTTCGACCTCGACTGGATGCGGGAGACGCTCAGGCGCGGGCCGGTTACGCCAGCTCGCGGAGCCCCTGGGCCTCAGGCAGCTGCTTGA
- a CDS encoding DUF6421 family protein, which produces MAEQPKVARILFDEAHSEAWTIRRELAAQMQPAHPEDSSYALAAETLGNRDFEVHANGERSLTRETLAGVDVLVIAHPSDRRWEATTNARAPLFSDRELDAIEEFVRGGGGLIALGETEQAKYGNNLNQLLTRFGIEVANCTVQDYEHHVSAPSWVLAELESAADGEPDMVDLLARVRQACFYRAGTLALRNGARVIARSSATASPPQAPLAAVTEHGAGRVVVLADSDLFGDDCLGQLDNESLWLNLVYWTAQPAFAGVHGVVDSPARSDPSWTELKAAVEELRLAQRADGSVDLSVHDTRRLKELVETISTAAQRLEPHFPHQRDYLDALRADLRTWVDTGFPQPNFAHSLEAFRPERDRRDGIEHLVVFPMYKQNASRDTCFEALIVRVPWPAFVADLERSGYDNPKFVPLNFVDYTSGYESECAVLFPETFSTVERPPSHFGGIFCDREAERFRRVCGQAAELLRLNLPPDAACLLTSSELSMDAFVVWDLIHDRTHMHGDLPFDPFMIRQRSPYWMYSLEELRCDLTAFGEAVKLERNGFPFARYVQYAILFDRLFRFPLTGSRVRNYDGLGGQLLFAFLHAEGYLHWTDNRLTIDWERSGEGVGALRERVQHLYHSGIDRSKLGQWIAAHDLVAAYVPPAAGSRWAKEGRDLPEVEEPKELVDLVKDDEFPLSLFYAQLTQKLEPVLARPGGAL; this is translated from the coding sequence ATGGCCGAGCAGCCGAAAGTCGCCCGGATCCTCTTCGACGAGGCGCACTCGGAGGCCTGGACCATCCGTCGCGAGCTCGCCGCCCAAATGCAGCCGGCGCACCCCGAGGACTCCTCCTACGCCCTCGCCGCCGAGACGCTCGGCAACCGCGACTTCGAGGTCCATGCGAACGGCGAGCGGTCGCTCACGCGCGAGACCCTCGCCGGGGTGGACGTGCTCGTCATCGCCCATCCCTCCGACCGCAGGTGGGAGGCGACCACCAACGCCCGCGCCCCGCTGTTCTCCGACCGCGAGCTCGACGCAATCGAGGAATTCGTGCGCGGCGGCGGCGGCCTCATAGCGCTCGGCGAGACCGAGCAGGCCAAATACGGAAACAACCTCAACCAGCTCCTCACCCGCTTCGGCATCGAGGTCGCCAACTGCACCGTGCAGGACTACGAGCACCACGTCTCCGCTCCGTCCTGGGTGCTGGCGGAGCTCGAGAGCGCCGCCGACGGCGAGCCCGACATGGTCGATCTCCTCGCCCGCGTGCGTCAGGCCTGCTTCTACCGCGCCGGCACCCTGGCGCTCCGCAACGGGGCCCGCGTGATCGCGCGCAGCTCGGCGACCGCCTCGCCGCCGCAGGCGCCCCTCGCCGCCGTCACCGAGCACGGCGCCGGCCGTGTCGTGGTCCTCGCCGACTCCGACCTGTTCGGCGACGACTGCCTCGGCCAGCTCGACAACGAGTCGCTGTGGCTGAACCTCGTCTACTGGACCGCACAGCCTGCCTTCGCCGGCGTCCACGGCGTCGTCGACTCGCCCGCCCGCTCCGATCCGAGCTGGACGGAGCTCAAGGCCGCCGTCGAGGAGCTCCGCCTGGCCCAGCGGGCCGACGGCTCGGTCGACCTGTCCGTGCATGACACGCGCCGCCTCAAGGAGCTCGTCGAGACGATCTCCACCGCCGCCCAGCGCCTGGAGCCTCACTTCCCCCATCAGCGGGACTACCTCGACGCCCTGCGAGCCGATCTCCGCACCTGGGTGGACACGGGATTCCCCCAGCCCAACTTCGCTCACTCCCTGGAGGCGTTTCGCCCCGAACGCGACCGGCGCGACGGGATCGAGCACCTGGTCGTGTTCCCGATGTACAAGCAGAACGCCTCCCGGGACACGTGCTTCGAGGCGCTGATCGTCCGCGTCCCGTGGCCGGCCTTCGTCGCCGATCTGGAGCGCTCCGGCTACGACAACCCGAAGTTCGTGCCGCTCAACTTCGTCGACTACACGTCGGGCTATGAATCGGAGTGCGCGGTCCTCTTCCCCGAGACCTTCTCCACCGTGGAGCGGCCGCCCAGCCACTTCGGAGGGATCTTCTGCGACCGCGAGGCGGAGCGCTTTCGCCGCGTCTGCGGCCAGGCCGCTGAGCTCCTGCGGCTGAATCTGCCGCCCGATGCCGCCTGCCTCTTGACTTCGTCGGAGCTGTCGATGGACGCCTTCGTCGTGTGGGATCTGATCCACGACCGCACGCACATGCACGGCGATCTGCCGTTCGACCCCTTCATGATCCGCCAGCGCAGCCCCTACTGGATGTACTCGCTCGAGGAGCTTCGCTGCGACCTGACGGCCTTCGGAGAAGCCGTGAAGCTGGAGCGAAACGGCTTTCCCTTCGCCCGTTACGTGCAGTACGCGATCCTCTTCGACAGGCTGTTCCGCTTCCCGCTCACCGGGAGCCGGGTCCGCAACTACGACGGGCTCGGTGGACAGCTCCTGTTCGCCTTCCTCCACGCCGAGGGCTACCTCCACTGGACCGACAACCGCCTGACGATCGACTGGGAGCGCAGCGGCGAGGGAGTGGGCGCGCTTCGCGAGCGCGTGCAGCACCTCTACCACTCCGGCATCGACCGCTCCAAGCTCGGACAATGGATCGCCGCTCACGACTTGGTGGCTGCCTACGTGCCGCCCGCCGCCGGCTCGCGGTGGGCGAAGGAGGGACGCGACCTGCCGGAGGTGGAGGAGCCGAAGGAGCTCGTCGACCTGGTCAAGGACGACGAGTTCCCGCTCAGCCTCTTCTACGCGCAGCTGACGCAGAAGCTCGAGCCCGTCTTGGCGCGGCCAGGGGGCGCGCTGTAG
- the mptA gene encoding GTP cyclohydrolase MptA, which translates to MSETSEILSPSVDVQASRPRTEVSLTRVGVRGIQKVIKANGRRLGTGQASTRAGEAGNHFFAELECFVDLNPRQAGVHMSRFEEIVNAAIDEVILSETLRAEELAAQIAARIREQQGGLRAEVSITAHYPETVTTPASHLSTQEIYTLCGTAVVSERGTRTLTGVEAQGMTACPCAQELVSERSRERLAAEGFTDDEIERVLNAVPVATHNQRGIGSLHLGRPEGLELDIDARDLLHIVEQSMSSEIYELMKRSDEVTVVEKAHLNPRFVEDCVREMVRRVADGYPRLRDDGFVLARQENLETIHRHSVFAERSGLLAEILNEVESGEDSPHHMTEREWLEAPCSD; encoded by the coding sequence ATGAGCGAGACAAGCGAGATCCTCTCCCCCAGCGTCGACGTCCAGGCGTCGCGACCCCGCACCGAGGTCAGCCTGACCCGGGTGGGGGTGCGCGGGATCCAGAAGGTGATCAAGGCGAATGGTCGACGTCTCGGGACCGGCCAGGCCTCGACACGAGCAGGCGAGGCCGGCAATCACTTTTTCGCGGAGCTGGAGTGCTTCGTCGACCTCAACCCCCGCCAGGCCGGCGTCCACATGTCCCGCTTCGAGGAGATCGTCAACGCGGCCATCGACGAGGTGATCCTCAGCGAAACGCTGCGCGCCGAGGAGCTCGCCGCGCAAATAGCCGCGCGGATCCGGGAGCAGCAGGGAGGCCTGCGCGCGGAGGTGTCGATCACCGCTCACTATCCGGAGACGGTCACGACCCCGGCCTCGCACCTGTCCACTCAGGAGATCTACACGCTGTGCGGAACCGCGGTCGTCTCCGAGCGGGGCACCAGAACGCTGACCGGCGTCGAGGCCCAGGGCATGACCGCCTGCCCGTGCGCCCAGGAGCTCGTGAGCGAGCGCTCGCGGGAGAGACTGGCCGCCGAGGGGTTCACCGACGATGAGATCGAGCGCGTGCTGAACGCCGTTCCGGTCGCCACGCACAACCAGCGCGGCATCGGCTCGCTGCACCTCGGCCGTCCGGAGGGGCTGGAGCTCGACATCGACGCCCGCGACCTCCTGCACATCGTCGAGCAGTCGATGAGCTCGGAGATCTACGAGCTGATGAAGCGCTCCGACGAGGTCACGGTGGTCGAGAAGGCCCACTTGAACCCGCGCTTCGTGGAGGATTGCGTGCGGGAGATGGTGCGTCGCGTCGCCGACGGATACCCGCGCCTGCGCGACGATGGGTTCGTGCTCGCCCGCCAGGAGAACCTGGAGACGATCCACCGCCACTCCGTGTTCGCGGAGCGTTCCGGCCTGCTGGCCGAGATCCTCAACGAGGTCGAGAGCGGGGAGGACTCCCCGCACCACATGACCGAGCGCGAGTGGCTCGAGGCGCCCTGCTCGGATTGA